Proteins encoded together in one Mycolicibacter minnesotensis window:
- a CDS encoding TetR/AcrR family transcriptional regulator has translation MTSGQSRRRLTAEARRRQILDVTHAIVDAEGFHAATPNRIASEAGINRSLIYQQFGDPAGLFVALIDREVARAGAQFAEVIAAGADSAGGDGDLVDRFDSVVQAADAHPATWRLFLFPPQGAPPELHQRLGQAQEIVRAYLAGELLRSYPDLPDPDYTARVLQAAARELLQLRLSDPAAATRERLHALARSLALPLPGAVTARGQ, from the coding sequence ATGACTTCGGGGCAGTCACGGCGGCGTTTGACCGCCGAGGCCCGGCGGCGTCAGATCCTCGACGTCACCCACGCGATCGTGGACGCAGAGGGTTTCCACGCCGCCACTCCGAATCGGATAGCGAGTGAGGCGGGCATCAACCGCTCCCTCATCTACCAGCAGTTCGGAGACCCGGCTGGCCTCTTCGTCGCCCTGATCGATCGCGAGGTCGCGCGGGCGGGCGCCCAGTTCGCCGAGGTGATCGCCGCAGGGGCGGATTCGGCGGGCGGCGACGGCGACCTGGTCGACAGATTCGACAGTGTGGTTCAAGCCGCCGATGCGCATCCTGCGACCTGGCGACTGTTCCTCTTCCCGCCGCAGGGCGCACCCCCGGAACTGCACCAGCGTCTTGGGCAGGCGCAGGAAATCGTGCGCGCCTACCTAGCTGGGGAGTTGCTGCGCAGCTACCCCGACCTACCCGATCCCGACTACACCGCCCGGGTATTGCAGGCCGCGGCGCGCGAACTCCTGCAGCTGCGGCTCAGCGATCCTGCCGCCGCCACCCGCGAGCGGCTGCACGCACTGGCCAGGTCGCTGGCATTGCCGCTCCCCGGTGCGGTGACGGCGAGGGGTCAGTAG
- a CDS encoding phosphotriesterase family protein: MSQCHTARGPIDTADLGVTLMHEHVFIMTTEIAQNYPEAWGDEDTRVADAITRLDQLKDAGVDTIVDLTVIGLGRYIPRIARVAAGTELNIVVATGIYTYNDVPFFYHYRGPGTLLDGPEIMADMFVRDIESGIADTGIKAGILKCATDEPGVTPGVERVLRAVAQAHRRTGAPISTHTHAGLRRGLEQQRIFEEEGVDLSRVVIGHSGDSTDLGYLEELIAAGSYLGMDRFGIDAILPFEDRVNTVAQLCERGHADKMVLSHDANCYFDALPGELSSVTAPNWHYLHIHNDVIPALRQRGVTDEHLHTMLVDNPRRILAHSGGY, from the coding sequence ATGTCGCAATGCCATACGGCGCGTGGGCCGATCGACACCGCAGATCTGGGCGTCACCTTGATGCACGAACACGTGTTCATCATGACCACCGAGATCGCCCAGAACTATCCGGAGGCCTGGGGCGACGAGGACACCCGGGTGGCCGATGCGATCACCCGACTGGACCAGTTGAAGGACGCCGGCGTTGACACCATCGTCGACCTGACCGTGATCGGACTGGGCCGTTACATCCCGCGGATCGCCCGGGTGGCAGCCGGAACCGAACTCAACATCGTGGTCGCCACCGGCATCTACACCTACAACGACGTGCCCTTCTTCTACCACTACCGCGGCCCCGGCACCCTGCTGGACGGCCCGGAGATCATGGCTGACATGTTCGTCCGCGATATCGAGTCCGGCATCGCCGATACGGGGATCAAAGCGGGAATCCTCAAGTGCGCCACCGACGAACCCGGCGTGACCCCCGGGGTGGAGCGGGTCCTGCGCGCAGTCGCGCAGGCCCACCGCCGCACCGGGGCACCGATCTCCACCCATACCCACGCCGGCTTGCGCCGCGGCCTCGAGCAACAGCGCATCTTCGAAGAGGAAGGCGTCGACCTGTCCCGGGTGGTGATCGGGCACTCCGGGGACAGCACGGACCTGGGCTATCTGGAGGAGCTGATCGCGGCCGGTTCGTATCTGGGCATGGACCGATTCGGCATCGACGCGATCCTGCCGTTCGAGGACCGGGTCAACACGGTGGCGCAGCTGTGCGAGCGCGGCCACGCCGACAAGATGGTGCTCTCCCACGACGCGAACTGTTACTTCGATGCGCTACCCGGCGAACTGAGTTCGGTGACCGCCCCGAACTGGCATTACCTGCACATCCACAACGACGTGATCCCGGCCCTGCGGCAGCGTGGCGTCACCGATGAACATCTGCACACCATGCTGGTGGACAACCCGCGCAGAATACTGGCGCACAGCGGCGGCTACTGA
- a CDS encoding MarR family winged helix-turn-helix transcriptional regulator, with the protein METRWLSEEEQRMWRGYLDSTRLLLRSLDRQLTADAGISLADFEILALLSEAPAHRLRMNELADMTVTTRSGVTRAVKRLTDAGWVQQVKCEEDKRGLFAELTGSGADKLRAAAPGHVHAVRAGLFDSLSPREVELYTHSYARIRDNLLSR; encoded by the coding sequence ATGGAGACCCGATGGCTCAGCGAGGAGGAGCAGCGGATGTGGCGCGGCTACCTCGACAGCACGCGACTGTTACTGCGGAGTCTGGACCGGCAGCTGACCGCCGACGCGGGCATCAGCCTGGCTGACTTCGAGATCCTGGCGCTGCTGTCGGAGGCTCCGGCGCACCGACTACGAATGAACGAGCTGGCCGACATGACCGTGACGACGCGCAGCGGAGTCACCCGCGCAGTCAAGCGACTGACCGACGCCGGCTGGGTACAGCAGGTCAAGTGCGAGGAGGACAAACGCGGCTTGTTCGCCGAGCTCACCGGATCGGGCGCCGACAAGCTACGGGCAGCCGCGCCCGGCCATGTCCACGCGGTGCGCGCGGGCCTGTTCGACTCGCTGAGTCCCCGCGAAGTGGAGCTGTACACCCACTCCTACGCGCGAATCCGCGACAACCTGCTGTCGCGCTAG
- a CDS encoding LLM class flavin-dependent oxidoreductase: MQFGIFTVGDVTVDPTTGRAPTEAERIKATVTIAKKAEEVGLDVFATGEHHNPPFVPSSPTTLLGYIAAQTERIALTTSTTLITTNDPVKIAEDYSVLQHLADGRVDLMLGRGNTGPVYPWFGKDIRTALPLTVENYQLLRRLWRDDVVDWSGEYRTPLRGFTLAPRPLDGVPPFVWHGSIRSPEIAELAAHYGDGFFANHIFWPPSHTKRMVQLYRQRFEHYGHGGADQAIVGLGGQVFLRPNSQDAVNEFRPYFDNAPVYGHGPSLEEFSAQTPLTVGSPQQVIDKTLRFRDYVGDYQRQLFLVDHAGLPLKTVLEQLDLLGEHVIPVLRKEFAVGRPAHVPGAPTHQSLLAAARQTQIQEAS; the protein is encoded by the coding sequence ATGCAGTTCGGCATCTTCACCGTCGGAGACGTCACCGTCGACCCGACTACCGGCCGCGCGCCGACCGAGGCAGAACGGATTAAGGCGACCGTCACGATCGCCAAGAAGGCCGAGGAGGTCGGCCTGGACGTGTTCGCCACCGGCGAGCACCACAACCCCCCGTTCGTGCCGTCGTCGCCGACGACGCTGCTGGGCTACATTGCGGCACAGACCGAGCGGATCGCGCTGACCACCTCCACCACGCTGATCACCACCAACGACCCGGTGAAGATCGCCGAGGACTACAGCGTGCTGCAGCATCTCGCCGACGGCCGGGTGGACCTGATGCTGGGGCGGGGCAACACCGGCCCCGTCTATCCCTGGTTCGGCAAGGACATCCGCACCGCGCTGCCGCTGACCGTGGAGAACTACCAGTTGTTGCGCCGGTTGTGGCGCGACGACGTCGTGGACTGGAGCGGGGAGTACCGCACCCCGCTGCGCGGGTTCACCCTGGCGCCGCGCCCGCTAGACGGAGTTCCCCCATTCGTCTGGCACGGGTCGATCCGCAGCCCCGAAATCGCGGAACTAGCAGCGCATTACGGAGATGGGTTTTTCGCCAATCACATCTTCTGGCCGCCGTCACACACCAAGCGAATGGTGCAGTTGTACCGCCAGCGCTTCGAGCACTATGGCCACGGCGGCGCCGACCAGGCCATAGTCGGTCTGGGCGGCCAGGTGTTCCTGCGGCCCAACAGCCAAGACGCCGTGAACGAATTCCGGCCGTACTTCGACAACGCCCCGGTGTACGGGCATGGTCCGAGCCTGGAGGAGTTCAGTGCCCAGACGCCGCTGACGGTCGGGTCGCCCCAGCAGGTGATCGACAAGACCTTGCGCTTCCGGGACTACGTCGGTGACTACCAGCGCCAGCTGTTCCTGGTGGACCATGCGGGTCTGCCGCTGAAGACGGTTCTGGAGCAGCTTGATCTGCTGGGCGAGCATGTCATTCCGGTGCTGCGCAAGGAGTTCGCCGTAGGCCGGCCCGCGCACGTTCCCGGTGCGCCGACGCATCAGTCCTTGCTCGCCGCGGCGCGGCAAACCCAGATTCAGGAGGCGTCATGA
- a CDS encoding CE1759 family FMN reductase, with product MRVVAISGGLREPSTTRLLVDRLAAAVGDELDRADIEVIELRRLARAITDAMLTGFAAPELAEVFDAIAGSDGVIAVTPTFNATFSGLFKSFFDVLPERTLDGLPMLIAATGGTERHSLVLDHALRPMFSYLHALVSPTGVYAATADFGADRAGSALSVRIATAARDFARLVRASGPRPHPEKFTDELTEIQGLLTGTR from the coding sequence ATGAGAGTGGTTGCGATCAGCGGCGGCCTGCGTGAGCCGTCGACCACCCGCCTGTTGGTCGACCGGCTGGCTGCGGCGGTGGGCGACGAACTGGACCGGGCCGACATCGAGGTCATCGAGCTGCGCCGACTGGCCCGTGCGATCACCGACGCCATGCTGACCGGGTTCGCCGCGCCGGAGCTGGCCGAGGTGTTCGACGCGATCGCCGGCAGTGATGGGGTGATCGCGGTGACACCGACGTTCAACGCCACGTTCAGTGGGTTGTTCAAGTCGTTCTTCGACGTGCTACCCGAGCGGACCCTGGACGGGCTGCCGATGTTGATTGCGGCCACCGGGGGCACCGAGCGGCACTCGCTGGTGCTTGATCACGCGCTGCGCCCGATGTTCAGCTATCTGCATGCCCTGGTCTCGCCCACCGGGGTCTACGCCGCCACCGCGGACTTCGGAGCGGATCGGGCCGGCTCGGCCCTGTCCGTACGAATCGCCACCGCGGCCAGAGATTTCGCTCGCCTGGTGCGCGCGAGCGGCCCACGGCCGCACCCGGAGAAGTTCACCGACGAACTGACCGAGATTCAGGGCCTGCTGACCGGCACGCGCTGA
- the wrbA gene encoding NAD(P)H:quinone oxidoreductase: MTKLAVIYYSATGHGTAMAQRVAQAGEAAGAEVRVRHVAETRDPETFAGNPAWTANHAATKDLPAATGDDVVWADAVIFGSPTRFGSPAAQFRNFLDGLGGLWAKGELADKVYAGFTSSQTAHGGQEATLLNLYVSLMHFGGILVPPGYTDPIKFADGNPYGVGHITGPDNQNPLDEATLAALDHLATRVVGVAAKLAAG, translated from the coding sequence ATGACGAAATTGGCGGTTATCTACTACTCGGCCACCGGCCACGGCACCGCAATGGCGCAGCGGGTGGCTCAAGCCGGCGAGGCGGCCGGTGCGGAGGTCCGGGTCCGGCACGTCGCCGAGACCCGCGATCCGGAGACCTTCGCCGGCAACCCGGCGTGGACCGCCAACCACGCGGCCACCAAGGACCTGCCCGCAGCCACCGGCGACGACGTCGTCTGGGCCGACGCCGTGATCTTCGGCTCGCCCACCCGCTTTGGTTCCCCCGCGGCGCAGTTCCGCAACTTTCTCGATGGTTTGGGCGGGCTGTGGGCCAAAGGCGAACTCGCCGACAAGGTCTATGCCGGCTTCACCTCAAGTCAGACCGCACACGGTGGGCAGGAAGCCACGCTGTTGAACCTCTACGTGTCCCTCATGCACTTCGGTGGCATCCTGGTGCCGCCGGGCTACACCGACCCGATCAAGTTCGCCGACGGCAACCCGTACGGCGTGGGGCACATCACCGGGCCGGACAACCAGAATCCGCTGGACGAGGCCACCCTGGCGGCACTGGACCACCTGGCCACTCGGGTGGTGGGCGTCGCCGCCAAACTCGCAGCGGGCTGA
- a CDS encoding NADP-dependent succinic semialdehyde dehydrogenase, producing MPATPIATTNPATGETVKTFPAASDAEVDAAIARAAKRFIEYRRTDFAQRARWMHAAADLLESEADDVAALMTLEMGKTLTSAKAEALKCVKGFRYYADNTATLLADEVADASKVNASRAFARYQPLGVVLAVMPWNFPLWQAVRFAAPALMAGNVGLLKHASNVPQTALYLADLLARGGFPEGCFQTLLISSGAVERVLRDPRVAAATLTGSEPAGRSVAAIAGDEIKPTVLELGGSDPFIVMPSADVDSAVRTAVTGRVQNNGQSCIAAKRFIVHTDIYDDFVAAFVAQMSALRVGDPTDPDTDVGPLATEGGRDEVAQQVDAAAAGGAVIRCGGKRLNRPGWFYPPTVITDITRDMPIFTEEVFGPVASVYRARDIDEAIAIANDSPFGLGSNAWTRDEAEISRFSDEIEAGQVFINGMTVSYPELPFGGIKRSGYGRELSAHGIREFCNLKTVWVA from the coding sequence GTGCCCGCCACACCCATCGCCACCACCAATCCGGCCACCGGCGAGACGGTCAAGACCTTCCCCGCCGCCAGCGACGCGGAAGTCGACGCCGCCATCGCCCGCGCGGCGAAACGCTTCATCGAATACCGTCGCACCGATTTCGCGCAGCGCGCCCGGTGGATGCACGCCGCGGCCGATCTGTTGGAGTCCGAAGCCGATGACGTCGCCGCCCTGATGACCCTGGAGATGGGCAAGACCCTGACCTCGGCCAAAGCCGAGGCCCTCAAGTGCGTCAAGGGCTTCCGCTACTACGCCGACAACACTGCGACGCTGCTCGCCGACGAGGTGGCCGACGCATCGAAGGTCAATGCGTCTCGGGCATTCGCCCGCTACCAACCTCTCGGGGTGGTGCTGGCGGTCATGCCGTGGAACTTCCCGCTGTGGCAGGCGGTGCGGTTCGCCGCCCCTGCTTTGATGGCCGGCAATGTGGGACTGCTCAAGCACGCGTCGAACGTGCCTCAGACCGCGCTCTATCTGGCCGACCTGTTGGCCCGCGGCGGTTTTCCCGAAGGCTGCTTCCAGACCCTGCTGATCTCCTCGGGCGCCGTCGAACGCGTCCTGCGCGACCCCCGGGTGGCGGCGGCGACCCTGACCGGCAGTGAACCTGCCGGACGGTCGGTCGCCGCAATCGCCGGTGACGAGATCAAACCCACCGTGCTGGAGTTGGGCGGCAGCGATCCGTTCATTGTGATGCCCTCAGCCGACGTGGACTCCGCGGTACGCACCGCCGTAACGGGGCGGGTGCAGAACAACGGCCAATCTTGTATCGCGGCGAAGCGATTCATCGTCCACACCGATATCTACGACGACTTCGTCGCCGCGTTCGTCGCCCAGATGTCCGCGCTTCGGGTCGGCGATCCGACCGACCCGGACACCGATGTCGGGCCGCTGGCCACCGAAGGGGGCCGGGACGAGGTCGCCCAGCAGGTTGATGCCGCCGCCGCCGGCGGCGCGGTGATCCGTTGCGGCGGCAAGCGACTGAACCGGCCCGGCTGGTTCTATCCGCCCACGGTGATCACCGACATCACCCGCGACATGCCGATCTTCACCGAAGAGGTTTTCGGCCCGGTGGCATCGGTATACCGAGCCCGCGACATCGACGAGGCCATTGCGATCGCCAATGACAGCCCGTTCGGGCTGGGGTCCAACGCCTGGACCCGCGACGAGGCCGAGATCAGCCGTTTCTCCGACGAGATCGAAGCCGGTCAGGTCTTCATCAATGGGATGACGGTGTCCTATCCGGAGTTGCCGTTCGGTGGCATCAAGCGATCCGGATACGGCCGAGAGCTCTCGGCGCACGGCATCCGCGAGTTCTGCAACCTCAAGACGGTGTGGGTGGCCTGA
- a CDS encoding alpha-(1->3)-arabinofuranosyltransferase, with translation MTPLRRRWLWLVGTVALACSLLQAPGRISPDTKLDLTAAPLRFLARAINLWSSELPFGQVQNQAYGYLFPHGAFFAVGDLIGLPGWIIQRLWWAVLLTVAFWGLLRVAETLRIGTPTARLIGAAAFALSPRVLTTLGSISSETLPMALAPWVLLPVIRALGAPGDPEADPPERPARMLAGQAGVAVALMGAVNAVATLAGCLPAIIWWLCHRPSRRWWRFTGWWLAALMLAVTWWLVALVLLGRVSPPFLDFIESAGVTTRWTSLTEMLRGTHSWTPFVAPNATAGAPLVTSPVMILGTCLVAAAGLAGLTGLLSRRTPGAGRLVTMLLIGVTLLAVGYAGGLGSPLAHAVQNFLDGTGAPLRNLHKLESVIRIPVVLGLIHLLGRIPLPGSAPALVWRRAFIHPEHHKPAAVGLVVLTALLVATSLAWTGRLTPHGTYSALPQYWRDAANWLTEHNGSGPTPGRVLVAPGAPFATQTWGTSHDEPLQVLDVGPWGVRDSIPLTPPQTIRALDSVQRLFAAGRPSAGLADTLARQGISYLVVRNDLDPDTSRSARPLLVHRAVDGSPGLRRVAQFGDPVGTGTVPGFVADSGLRPAYPAIEIYRVGDPAAANPGAPYLTDLDAMPRVDGGPEVLLRLDEHQRLRGEPPLGPVLMTADARRAELGTPVVTVTDTPLSRETDYGRVDDNASTIRAAGDPRHTLSRVPDYPTPGASTVFGGWMGGRLTASSSSSDATTLPDVAPSTSPASAIDSDSGTAWVSNALQTAVGQWLQVDFDHPLTNGTITLTPSATAVGAQVRRIQISTVNGTTTLRFDRAGEPLIAALPYGETPWVRITAAGTDDGSPGVQFGITDLAVTQYDASGFAHPVDLRHTAVVPAPPAGAQVTQWDLGAGLPGRVGCAPAAGAVRCAASMMLEPEEPASFSRTLNVPRPMQVTPTVWVRPRQGPNLIDLIAEPGVLRARGDADVLDALGAAYAAADGDPGTAWTASQRVVAHHTPPTLTITLPRPVKVTGVRFTPSQSPLPARPTLVAIDLGSGPQVRELTDADTEQVRLLPRVTDTVAISLLAWEDVIDRTAIGFDQLKPPGLSEVSVLGPDGRPVAPADPARNRSREVRVDCDHGPILAIAGRFVHTSISTTVGALLDDKPIPAQACDQRPIALPPGAQELMVSPGPAFVIDSALLSGPPVAPHGAATTPAMLGSWGAERREVQVPGSSAARVLVVPESINNGWVARAPDGARLTPVVANGWQQGFVLPAGTDGTITLTFGPNRMYRLGMAIGLALLPLLALLAWWPARRRPDPGPPVQPWQPSRNAAATAALTVGFLIAGVIGAAVFGAALVLLLALRDRQRAFDAARLGLSSGGLIFAGAMLCRHPWRSVEGYAGHSAGVQLAALVSMAVLAATAVVARGGRKLDEVEGSGPPQ, from the coding sequence GTGACACCGCTGCGCCGCCGCTGGTTGTGGCTGGTCGGCACGGTCGCACTGGCCTGCAGCCTGCTGCAGGCACCCGGCCGCATCTCTCCGGACACCAAGCTTGATCTCACCGCGGCTCCGCTGCGCTTTCTGGCTCGCGCCATCAACCTGTGGAGCAGCGAGTTGCCGTTCGGCCAGGTGCAGAACCAGGCCTATGGCTACCTCTTCCCGCACGGCGCTTTTTTCGCGGTCGGCGACCTGATCGGGTTGCCCGGCTGGATCATTCAGCGGCTCTGGTGGGCGGTGCTTCTCACGGTGGCGTTCTGGGGCCTCCTACGGGTGGCTGAGACGTTGCGGATCGGGACACCGACGGCGCGGTTGATCGGCGCCGCGGCGTTCGCCCTGTCACCCCGAGTGTTGACCACTCTGGGGTCGATCTCCTCGGAGACCTTGCCGATGGCGCTGGCCCCGTGGGTTTTGCTACCGGTCATCCGGGCTTTGGGCGCGCCAGGCGATCCCGAGGCGGACCCGCCGGAACGGCCTGCCCGGATGCTCGCCGGCCAGGCTGGGGTCGCGGTTGCGCTGATGGGCGCCGTGAACGCGGTCGCGACGTTGGCGGGTTGCCTGCCGGCCATCATCTGGTGGCTGTGTCATCGCCCGAGCCGACGCTGGTGGCGCTTCACCGGCTGGTGGCTGGCGGCCCTGATGCTGGCCGTGACGTGGTGGCTGGTGGCGCTGGTGTTATTGGGCCGGGTCAGCCCGCCGTTCCTGGATTTCATCGAATCGGCCGGTGTCACCACCAGGTGGACTTCGCTGACCGAGATGCTGCGGGGTACACACAGTTGGACGCCGTTCGTAGCGCCGAACGCCACGGCCGGGGCGCCGCTGGTCACCAGCCCGGTGATGATCCTGGGCACCTGCCTGGTGGCAGCCGCAGGTCTGGCCGGACTGACCGGCCTGCTGTCACGGCGGACACCCGGCGCCGGTCGGCTGGTCACCATGCTGCTGATCGGGGTGACGCTGCTGGCCGTCGGCTATGCGGGTGGACTGGGCTCGCCGCTGGCCCACGCGGTGCAGAACTTCCTCGACGGCACCGGCGCCCCGCTGCGCAACCTGCACAAACTCGAGTCGGTGATCCGGATTCCGGTGGTGCTGGGCCTCATCCACCTGCTGGGCCGCATCCCGCTGCCCGGCAGCGCGCCCGCGCTGGTGTGGCGCCGCGCGTTCATCCACCCCGAACACCACAAGCCCGCCGCAGTCGGCCTGGTGGTCCTCACGGCCCTGCTGGTCGCCACCTCGCTGGCCTGGACCGGCCGGCTGACCCCGCACGGGACCTACAGCGCGCTTCCGCAGTACTGGCGTGATGCCGCCAATTGGCTTACCGAACACAACGGTAGTGGTCCCACACCCGGCCGGGTCCTGGTGGCGCCGGGGGCCCCGTTCGCCACCCAGACCTGGGGCACCAGCCATGACGAGCCCCTGCAGGTCCTCGACGTCGGCCCGTGGGGGGTGCGCGACTCGATTCCGCTGACCCCGCCGCAGACCATCCGGGCGCTCGACTCGGTACAACGCCTGTTCGCCGCCGGCCGTCCGTCCGCCGGCCTGGCCGACACCCTCGCCCGGCAGGGCATCTCCTACCTGGTGGTGCGCAACGATCTGGACCCCGACACCTCACGCTCGGCTCGGCCCCTGTTGGTGCATCGCGCCGTCGACGGCTCACCCGGACTGCGGCGGGTGGCCCAGTTCGGCGATCCGGTCGGGACGGGCACGGTCCCCGGTTTCGTCGCGGACAGCGGACTGCGGCCGGCTTACCCAGCGATCGAGATCTACCGTGTCGGGGACCCGGCCGCCGCCAACCCAGGCGCGCCATATCTGACCGACCTCGACGCGATGCCGCGGGTCGACGGCGGACCCGAGGTACTGCTGCGACTCGACGAGCACCAACGCCTACGAGGCGAGCCGCCGCTGGGACCCGTCCTGATGACCGCCGATGCCCGGCGCGCAGAACTGGGCACACCGGTCGTCACCGTCACCGACACGCCGCTGTCCCGCGAGACCGACTACGGCCGGGTCGACGACAACGCGTCGACGATCCGGGCGGCCGGCGACCCCCGGCACACGCTGAGCCGGGTGCCGGACTATCCGACTCCTGGAGCCAGCACCGTGTTCGGCGGGTGGATGGGCGGCCGCCTCACCGCGTCCAGCTCGTCCTCGGACGCCACCACGTTGCCCGATGTGGCCCCGTCGACCTCACCGGCCTCTGCCATCGACAGTGACTCGGGAACAGCGTGGGTGTCCAATGCGCTGCAGACGGCTGTCGGCCAGTGGCTGCAAGTGGATTTCGATCACCCACTGACCAACGGCACCATCACCTTGACCCCCAGCGCGACGGCCGTTGGCGCGCAGGTACGCAGGATTCAGATCTCCACGGTCAATGGCACCACGACGCTGCGGTTCGACCGTGCCGGTGAGCCTCTCATCGCGGCCCTGCCCTACGGCGAGACACCGTGGGTGCGGATCACCGCAGCGGGCACCGACGACGGCTCACCGGGGGTGCAGTTCGGAATCACCGATCTGGCCGTGACCCAATACGACGCTTCGGGTTTCGCCCACCCGGTGGACCTGCGCCACACAGCCGTGGTTCCAGCGCCACCCGCCGGTGCCCAGGTGACGCAGTGGGACCTTGGCGCTGGGCTACCGGGCCGGGTCGGCTGTGCGCCGGCCGCCGGCGCGGTTCGCTGTGCAGCGTCGATGATGCTGGAGCCCGAGGAACCCGCCTCCTTCAGCCGCACCCTCAACGTCCCCCGCCCCATGCAGGTGACCCCGACCGTCTGGGTGCGGCCCCGCCAGGGACCGAACCTGATCGACCTGATCGCCGAGCCGGGCGTCCTCCGGGCCCGCGGTGACGCCGATGTTCTCGACGCATTGGGGGCGGCCTATGCCGCTGCTGACGGAGATCCCGGCACCGCGTGGACGGCGTCGCAACGCGTGGTCGCGCACCACACCCCGCCGACGCTGACCATCACCTTGCCCCGGCCGGTCAAGGTGACCGGGGTGCGGTTCACGCCCAGCCAGTCTCCCCTGCCGGCACGTCCCACCCTGGTGGCCATCGACCTGGGTTCGGGGCCGCAGGTCCGGGAGCTGACGGACGCCGACACTGAGCAGGTGAGGCTGCTGCCACGGGTGACCGACACGGTGGCCATCAGCCTGCTGGCATGGGAGGACGTGATCGACCGCACCGCGATCGGCTTCGATCAGCTCAAACCGCCGGGGTTGTCCGAGGTCAGTGTGCTCGGGCCCGATGGCCGGCCCGTCGCTCCCGCCGATCCCGCCCGCAACCGGTCACGTGAGGTCCGGGTCGACTGCGATCACGGGCCCATCCTCGCGATCGCGGGCCGTTTCGTGCACACCTCGATCAGCACCACAGTGGGGGCGCTGCTCGACGATAAGCCGATACCGGCACAGGCGTGCGATCAACGTCCGATCGCGTTGCCCCCCGGCGCGCAGGAGTTGATGGTCAGCCCCGGTCCGGCTTTTGTCATCGACAGTGCGCTGCTGTCCGGGCCGCCGGTGGCCCCCCATGGTGCCGCCACCACTCCCGCGATGCTCGGCAGCTGGGGAGCGGAACGGCGTGAGGTGCAGGTTCCCGGGTCGTCAGCCGCTCGGGTACTGGTGGTCCCCGAGAGCATCAACAACGGATGGGTGGCCCGTGCACCAGACGGCGCCCGGCTGACACCGGTGGTGGCCAACGGCTGGCAACAGGGTTTCGTACTGCCTGCGGGCACCGACGGCACGATCACCCTGACGTTCGGGCCCAATCGGATGTACCGGCTGGGCATGGCCATCGGGCTGGCGCTGTTGCCGTTGCTGGCGTTGCTGGCCTGGTGGCCGGCTCGTCGGCGACCCGATCCAGGCCCGCCGGTGCAGCCTTGGCAGCCGAGTCGCAATGCGGCGGCTACCGCGGCGCTGACGGTGGGCTTTCTGATCGCCGGGGTCATCGGAGCGGCGGTGTTCGGGGCCGCGCTGGTCTTGCTGCTGGCGTTACGAGATCGGCAGCGAGCCTTCGATGCCGCACGACTCGGGTTGAGTTCCGGTGGCCTGATTTTCGCGGGCGCGATGCTGTGCCGGCATCCCTGGCGGTCGGTGGAAGGCTATGCCGGCCATTCCGCGGGGGTACAGCTTGCGGCCCTGGTCTCCATGGCGGTCCTGGCTGCCACGGCGGTGGTTGCACGCGGCGGTCGCAAGCTCGACGAAGTCGAGGGCAGCGGGCCACCGCAATAG
- a CDS encoding DUF2613 domain-containing protein — protein MPRFVVPAAISIVVGVLLGAAAVFGVTLMVQQDTKPQIAGGDPQSSVLNRVEYGNRG, from the coding sequence ATGCCTCGGTTCGTGGTACCGGCCGCCATCAGCATCGTCGTGGGGGTGTTGCTGGGCGCGGCGGCCGTCTTCGGGGTCACGCTGATGGTGCAGCAAGACACCAAGCCCCAGATTGCCGGCGGCGACCCGCAGTCTTCGGTACTGAACAGGGTGGAATACGGCAACCGCGGCTGA